The proteins below are encoded in one region of Helianthus annuus cultivar XRQ/B chromosome 2, HanXRQr2.0-SUNRISE, whole genome shotgun sequence:
- the LOC110909229 gene encoding protein NRT1/ PTR FAMILY 1.2: MEGHLTEEGEMQQEESSRRQKGGIITMPFILANESFEKVASYGIHPNMIRYLMGDYHMGFVEGTNVLLQWSAVTNFLPVFGAFLSDSLFGRFLTIFIGSIFSLMGMILLWLTTMIRSAKPPPCDARVPHSCKSPTPIQYTLLFSAFALISVGGAGVHPCSLAFGADQIDRKENPKRERALGSFFGRYYATAVMAIMIAFTGIVYIQDNHGWRVGFGVPLVLMFLATIFFVAAYPLYYKIKVKKSVFTSFCQVIFVAWKHRKLTLPDSSGGLWYNENDAKVTTPSKTLRFLNRACIPSQPEDTTAKDPWSICTVDQVEELKILIKVLPLWSSSIMFSVAMNQSTFPVLQALTMDRHITTKFEIPAASFSFFLIITVMVWVILYDLVILPLLSKMKGRSVYISAKLRIGAGLCFSIVALVISGVVEHVRKNKAIRQGFLNDPQAVIKMSAMWLIPQNVINGLADGLNIIGQTEFYYSEFPKSMSSIASAIYLLGSAIASLLASVLLSTVDDLTKGEGGEGWISTNINKGHYDKYYWLLALMSFINFLYHVVCSRAYGPCVDKAVLTGVDVNNSGEDEASRS; this comes from the exons CAAATGAATCATTTGAGAAAGTGGCAAGTTATGGAATACATCCAAACATGATCCGATACCTGATGGGTGATTACCACATGGGTTTCGTCGAGGGTACAAACGTCCTTTTACAATGGTCGGCGGTCACCAATTTCCTACCCGTCTTCGGTGCTTTTCTCTCAGATTCGCTTTTCGGCCGATTCCTTACCATTTTTATTGGTTCAATCTTTAGTCTCATG GGAATGATCCTTCTATGGTTAACAACGATGATCCGAAGTGCAAAACCTCCCCCGTGTGATGCACGGGTGCCTCATTCGTGTAAATCACCAACACCCATTCAATACACACTCCTTTTTTCGGCCTTCGCTTTGATATCCGTCGGAGGAGCTGGGGTCCACCCGTGTTCCTTAGCATTTGGGGCGGACCAAATAGACCGCAAGGAAAATCCAAAGAGAGAGAGGGCGTTGGGGAGCTTCTTTGGGAGGTATTACGCGACAGCTGTTATGGCGATCATGATTGCATTTACGGGCATTGTTTATATTCAAGATAATCACGGATGGAGAGTCGGGTTTGGGGTCCCCCTCGTTCTCATGTTCTTGGCTACAATATTTTTCGTGGCCGCTTATCCGCTTTATTACAAGATCAAGGTCAAAAAAAGTGTTTTTACTAGCTTTTGTCAAGTGATATTTGTGGCTTGGAAACATAGAAAGCTCACTTTACCGGATTCAAGTGGTGGCTTATGGTATAATGAAAATGATGCAAAGGTTACCACACCTTCAAAGACCTTGAG GTTTTTGAATAGAGCTTGCATCCCATCGCAACCCGAAGATACGACTGCTAAAGATCCATGGAGCATTTGCACGGTAGATCAAGTCGAAGAGCTCAAAATACTTATTAAAGTACTCCCATTATGGTCTTCTAGTATAATGTTCTCCGTGGCGATGAACCAAAGCACATTTCCCGTCCTACAAGCTCTAACGATGGACCGACACATCACAACAAAGTTTGAAATCCCCGCTGCCTCGTTTAGCTTTTTCCTAATTATAACGGTCATGGTTTGGGTTATACTATATGATCTCGTTATCCTCCCATTGTTATCGAAAATGAAAGGGAGATCCGTATACATAAGCGCAAAGTTAAGAATTGGGGCGGGCCTATGTTTTTCAATAGTCGCGTTGGTGATTTCAGGAGTCGTTGAACATGTAAGGAAAAATAAAGCGATTAGACAAGGTTTTTTGAACGATCCTCAAGCGGTTATAAAAATGTCGGCTATGTGGCTCATTCCACAAAATGTCATAAACGGGTTGGCGGATGGTTTGAACATAATTGGTCAAACCGAGTTTTATTATTCCGAGTTCCCTAAAAGTATGTCGAGTATTGCATCGGCTATTTACTTGCTCGGGTCGGCTATCGCGAGTTTGTTGGCGAGTGTTTTACTAAGCACTGTGGATGATTTAACAAAAGGGGAGGGGGGAGAGGGTTGGATTTCTACTAATATTAATAAGGGTCATTATGATAAGTATTATTGGCTTCTTGCTTTAATGAGTTTTATAAACTTCTTGTATCATGTTGTATGTAGTCGGGCTTACGGCCCGTGTGTAGATAAAGCGGTTTTAACGGGTGTGGACGTTAATAATTCGGGTGAAGATGAAGCCTCAAGAAGCTAG
- the LOC110909235 gene encoding uncharacterized protein LOC110909235 yields MMKGDYTKLTKKWFQHSSNFELDGLALQGLKIIHFEVGLVRAAFVIPDHLLDRDGNWNVGAMAVLIDGMAAGAVFSMTGANLATVDYTMSFYSTAKVKEEVEIEAKVVGEKGNLASVEINIQKKSNGEKVVIGKQWMHVTPLKKPHSMKSKL; encoded by the exons ATGATGAAAGGCGATTACACAAAACTAACAAAAAAATGGTTCCAACACAGTTCCAACTTTGAACTTGACGGGCTAGCGCTACAAGGATTAAAAATCATTCATTTTGAAGTCGGTCTGGTCAGAGCCGCTTTCGTTATTCCCGATCATCTATTG GATCGGGATGGGAACTGGAACGTTGGAGCGATGGCGGTTTTGATCGACGGTATGGCAGCGGGTGCGGTGTTCTCGATGACCGGAGCTAATTTGGCGACCGTTGATTATACAATGTCGTTTTATTCAACAGCTAAGGTGAAG GAGGAGGTTGAGATAGAGGCAAAAGTGGTTGGAGAAAAGGGTAATTTAGCATCAGTGGAAATAAATATACAAAAGAAAAGCAATGGAGAGAAGGTTGTTATTGGAAAACAATGGATGCATGTCACTCCTCTTAAAAAGCCACATTCTATGAAAAGCAAGCTCTAA